The DNA sequence TCTGCAACGTGGTGCGGTAGTTGCCCGGGTAGGGCGAACCGTTGTTGAAGTGCGACTGGAAGCCGACGCAGTCGATCGGCACGCCCCGGGCCTTGAAGTCCTTGACCATGTTGTAGACGCCCTGCGTCTTGGCCCAGGTCCAGTTGTCGGTGTTGTAGTCGTTGTAGCAGAGCTTGGCGCCCGGGTCGGCGGCGCGGGCGGTGCGGAACGCCACCTCGATCCAGTCGTTGCCGGTGCGCTGGAGGTTGGAGTCGCGCCGGCCGCCGTTGCTGTCGTCGAACGCCTCGTTGACCACGTCCCAGGCGTAGATCTTGCCCTTGTAGTGCGTGGCGACCTGGGTGATGTGGTTGACCATGGCGTTGCGCAGCGCGGTGCCGGACAGGTTCTGCGCCCAGCCCGGCTGCTGTGAGTGCCAGGCCAGCGCGTGCCCGCGTACCCGCATGCCGTTGGCCTGGGCGTGGGCGACGATCCGGTCGGCGCTGGTGTAGTTGAACTGGTTCTGGGACGGCTCGGTGGCGTCCCACTTCATCTCGTTCTCGGGCGTGACCATGTTGAACTCGCGGTTCAGGATGCCGACGTACGTGCTGTCCGACAGCTTGTTCGCCGCCACCGCGGTGCCGAAGTAGCGGCCCTGTTCCGCCGCCGACGCGCCGAGCGTCGTGCCGGCGCTGGCGCTGGTCGCCACCGCGATCGTCGCGGCGACGGCCGCGGCCCCGGCGACGATCGACACCACCGCGGCACGCGGACGCGACCGGGCTGCCGCGCTCCCGCTGCCGCGGGCGAGCACCTTGTCCATCTGAAAGCCTCTCCTAGCATGGGCGAATGGGAAGTCCGCCTCGACCACCGCCCGTCACGGTGTCGGCTCGTGCGCGACCGCCCGGAGGCCGCGCGGGGTGGGGAGTGACTCCCCGCCACCGTGGGTTGATCGATGCGAATCTCTGCCAGGAGCCTACCGGAACCATTCCGAAAACTTAACGCCGTCGATGCCCGAATCCGCCGGCCCGTAGAGGCGGCCGACGGCATGAACGTGCGGGCCGGGGCTGCTGGCCCGACCGACGCGCCGGCTCCGGAAGTTTCGGCGTCGGGCGCGCGCCGGCATGGTCCGGTTCGCGCCGCTGTCACGCACCGGACCGCGCGCGGTGCTTGAACGCGGGCGGCCCGGGGTCGATGCTGAACGAAATCGACTGTCAACGATGGAGGGATCCTCCGGATGCGCCGACCGTCGCTCGTCGTCCTCGTCCTCACCGCCCTGCTGGCTGCCGTCCCGGCCGCCGCCCCCGCCGCCGCGGCGACGCCGGCCGCGCCGGCGGCGCTCGCCGAGGTGCGCACCGCCGGCACCGCCTGGGGCCACGACCCGGCCACCGGCCGCCTGACCCTCACCGTCGACGACACGGTACGCGGGGCCGAACTGGCCGAGCTGCGCCGGACCGCCGCCCGATCCGGCGCGGTGCTGCGGCACGAGCCCGGCCGGCTGCGCCCGCTCATCGCCGGCGGACAGGCGATCTACGGCGGCGGCGGGCGCTGCTCGCTCGGCGCGAACGTCCGCAGCGGCAGCACCTGGTACTTCGTCACCGCCGGGCACTGCACCACGCTCGGCGCCACCTGGTACGCCGACAGCGCCAGCACCACGGTGCTGGGCAGCCGGACCGGCAGCAGCTTCCCCAACAACGACTACGGGGTGGTCCGCTACACCGGCACGGTCGCCCACCCCAGTGCCGTCTACACCTATCCGGGACAGGTGACCATCACGGCCGCCGGCAACGCGTACGTCGGGCAGGCGGTGTGCCGTAGCGGCTCCACCACCGGCGTACGGTGCGGCGTGGTCACCGGGCTGAACCAGACCGTCAACTACGCCGAGGGCAGCGTCGCCGGGCTGATCCGCACGAACATCTGCGCCGAGCCGGGGGACAGCGGCGGCCCGCTCTACGTGGCCGCGACCGGCACGGTCCTCGGGATCCTCTCCGGTGGCAGCGGCAACTGCACCAGCGGCGGCACCAGCTACTACCAGCCGATCCTGGAGATCCTCGCGGCGTACGGCCTCAGCATTCCCTGACCCGGGCGGGCGCCCGGCTCATCCGTCGCCGGGCACGGCCATCTCGCCGAGGGGCGACCAGTCCTGCTGCGGCACCGTCGCGTTGACGATCCGCGGCGTCTCCACCAGGTGCGGCGGCAGCGTGCGCCGGGCCTCGCGGAAGTGCGCCGACTGCACGTGCGTGGCGCCGGCCTCGTCGTCGCGGAACGCCTCGACCAGGACGTACTCGGTGGGGTCGTCCAGGCTGCGGGACCAGTCGAACCACAGGCAGCCCGGCTCGGCCCGGGTCGCCTCGGTGAAGTCGGCCACGATCCGCGGCCAGCGGTCGGCGTCGGACGCCCGGACCCGGAACTTGGCGGTGATGAAGATCATGGGTCCAGGCTACCCAGGCTGGGCGCGCCGGTCCCCGGTCACCAGCTCGCCCGCCCGTCGGTACTTCACGGTGGCGCTCAGCAGCACCCGACGGGCCCGCTGCGGCCGAGCGGTCGCCGGATCACCTCCTGACCGGGCGCCGCCGCCACGCCGGAGGGCGTTGGTCGGCGCGGACCGGTGGCCGACGGAGGACGCCGGGCCCGCCTACCGATCGGTAGCCTGACCCGGTGACCGTCTACGCCCTCGCGCAGCTCACCGTCCACGACCGGTCCCGCTACGACCGCTACGTCGCCGCCTTCCTCCCGGTGCTGGCCCGGCACGGCGGCCGGCTGCTCGCCGCCGACACCGCTCCCCGGGTGGTCGAGGGCGACTGGCCGCACGACAAGGTGGTGCTCATGTCCTTCGACAGCCGGGAGGACTTCGAGCGCTGGTCCACCTCGCCGGAGTACCGGGCGATCTCCCGGGACCGGGAGGCGGCCACCGAGGGGGTGGTCCTGCTGCTGGACGGGATCGGCCACGCCTGGCCGGCCTGACCGACGTCGCCGGTGGGCCCCGAGCCGCCCGTCGGGTGAGATAGGGTTTACCGGTCAGTCGAGGATCGGAGTGATCATGGCAGGTGACGACGACATCTCCGGGTGAGTCCCCCCGGACGGCCGCCGACGCGCGCATCCCGCGCCGTCGCCGCGGCCCTCTTCGTCGTCCCCTGTCCACGCCGGCGCACCGCGCCCGCGGCTCTCCCTCCTGAGGTTGATCATGTCCGACGCCTACGTCGTCAGCTCCGCGCTCTCCTTCTCCTGGCCGGACGACACACCGGTCCTCACCGACCTGACCTTCACCGTGCCCGGTGGCCGTACCGGCCTGGTAGCGCCCAACGGCAGCGGCAAGACCACGCTGCTGCGGCTCATCGCCGGCGAGCTGCGCCCGACGTCCGGCGCGGTCACCGTCCGGGGCGTGCTCGGCTACCTGCCCCAGAGCCTGCCGTTCGCCGTCGACCAGACCGTCGCGCAGGTCCTCGGCGTCGACCGGGCCGTCGCCGCGTTGCACGCCATCGAGGCCGGTGACGCCCGCGAGGAACACTTCGCCGCCGTCGGCGACGACTGGGACGTCGAGGAGCGCACCCGCGCCGAGCTGGACCGCCTCGGCCTCGGCGACCTGGCCCTGGACCGCCGGCTGGGCACGCTCAGCGGCGGTCAGGTGATCTCCCTGGGTCTGGCCGCGCAACTGTTGCGGCGCCCGGACGTGCTGCTGCTCGACGAGCCGACGAACAACCTCGACGAGGCGGCCCGCGAGCGGTTGACGGCGGTGTTGCGCGGCTGGACCGGCTGCCTGCTGGTGGCCAGCCACGACCGGGCGCTGCTGGACGAGATGGACCGCATCGCCGCGCTGGCCCCCGACGAACTCCGCTGGTACGGCGGCGACCACACCGCGTACGAGCAGGCCGTGCGCGCCGAGCGCGAGGTCGCCCAGCGGCAGGTCCGCAGCGCCGAGCAGGATCTCAAGCGGCAGAAGCGCGAGCTCCAGCAGGCCCGGGAACGCGCCGCCCGCCGGGCCTCCACGGCCGCCCGCAACCTGCCCGACGCCGGCCTGGCCCGGATCGTCGCCGGTGGCCTGAAGCGGGACGCCCAGGTCTCCGCCGGCCGGGCCGCCGAGACGCACGCCGCCCGCGTCGGCGACGCGCAGCACCGGCTGGACCAGGCCAGCCGTGCCGCCCGCCAGGACGACCGGATCGTGATCGACCTGCCCGACACCGCCGTGCCCGCCGGCCGGACCGTGTTCCACGGCGAGCGGCTGCGCGCCGAGTACGCCGGCCGCCCGGTGTTCGACGGCGTCGACCTGACCGTCCGGGGGCCGGAACGGATCGCGCTCACCGGCCCGAACGGCGCCGGCAAGTCCACGCTGCTGCGTCTGGTCAGCGGCGACCAGACGCCCACCGCCGGCACCGCCACCCGGATCGAGGGGCGGGTGGCGTACCTGTCGCAGCGGCTGGACCTGCTCGACCCGGCGCGGACGGTCGCGGAGAACCTGGCCGCCTTCGCGCCCGGGCTCGCCGACGCCGAGCGGATGAACCTGCTGGCCCGGTTCCTGTTCCGCGGTGACCGGGTGCACCTGCCGGTGCGGGCGCTTTCCGGCGGCGAGCTGCTGCGCGCCACCCTGGCCTGCGTGCTGAACGCCTCGCCGGCGCCGCAGTTGCTGCTGCTCGACGAGCCCACCAACAACCTCGACCTGGACAGCGTCGCCCAGTTGGAGAGCGCGCTGGGCGGCTACCGGGGAGCGCTGCTGGTGGTCAGCCACGACCCGCGGTTCCTGGCCGCCCTCGGTGTGGACCGGTGGCTGCGGCTGGCCGACGGCACGCTGGCCGGGACCGACGCCCCGGAGGAGTAGCCCGTCAGCCGCCGGCGCGCAGGTAGGCGAGCACGGCCAGCACCCGGCGGTGGGTGTCCTGGTCCGGCGGCAGGTCGAGCTTGGCGAGGATGTTGCCGACGTGCTTGCCGACCGCCGCCTCGGTGACGTGCAGCCGGGCGGCGATCGCGCCGTTGGAGTGCCCCTCCGCGACCAGGCCCAGCACCTCCCGCTCGCGCCGGGAGAGCGCATCGAGCGGGTCGCGGGGGCGGCGCAGCAGGTGCCGTACCACGTCCGGGTCGACAGCGGTGCCGCCGGCGGCCACCCGGCGCAGCGTGTCGGCGAACTCGGCGACGTCGGCTACCCGGTCCTTGAGCAGGTAGCCGACCCGCCGGCCGTCGCCGCTGTCCAGCAGCGCCGCCGCGTACCCGCTCTGCACGTGCTGGCTCAGCACCACCACCGCCAGATCCGGCCGCTCCGCGCGCAGCGTGACCGCCGCGCGCAGGCCGTCGTCGCGGTGCTCCGGCGGCATCCGGATGTCGGTCACCAGCAGCTCGGGCCGGTGCGCGCGGACGGCGGCCATCAGCGCCGGGGCGGAACCGACCGCGGCGGCCACCGCGAAACCGAACCGGGTCAGCAGGCCGACCAGGCCCTCCCGGAGCAGGACCTCGTCCTCGGCGAGGACGACCCGGATCACGGACGGCACGGCAGCTCCACCCGCACGAGGGTAGGCCCGCCGGGCGGGCTGGCCAGCAGCAACCTGCCGTCGACCGCGGCCACCCGGTCGGCGAGCCCGGTCAGGCCGGTGCCCCGCGCCGGGTCGGCGCCACCCCGGCCGTCGTCCTCGACCTCCACCACCAGCCGATGGTCGGTCCGGGTCAACCGCACCGCGGCGCGCGTCGCGCGGGCGTGCCGGGCCACGTTGCCCAGCGTCTCGGACACCATGTACCAGGCGGTGGTCTCGACCAGCTCCGGCACCGGGCGGGGCAGCTCCGCGTGGACGGTGACCGGGACCACCGAGCGGGCGGCCAGGTCGTCGACCGCGCCGGCCAGCCCCAGCTCGGTGAGCTGCGGCGGGCGCAGGCCCCGCACGATGCCGCGCAGCGTCACCATCAGCTCCTTGGCCTGCTCGTGCGCCAGGGCCAGCGGTCGCGCCGCCGGCGAGTCGTCCGGCACGTCGAGGCGGGCCAGCCCGAGCTGGAGCGTGAGGCTGGTCAGCCGCGGCTGCGCCCCGTCGTGCACGTCCCGCTCGATGCGGCGACGCTCCGCCTCGTACGCGCCCATCAGGCGGGCCCGGGACCGGGTCACCTCGCGCAGCGTCGTGGCGTCGGGCGCGTCGTCCAGCAGCCACCGGGCCACCGCCGCCTGGCCCGCGACCAGCAGGCCGGCCAGGTAGACCAGCGCCGGCACGGCGAGCACGCCGGCGACCGCGTACGGGACCGCCCCGGCCGGGGAGTCGACGGTGGCCCAGACCAGCACGATCCGGTCCTCGCCGCCGGCCAGCCACGGGCCGGCGACGAGCGCCGCGTCGAGCAGCACCAGCAGCGTGAACGTCCCGTACGCCAGCGGCACCACGGTGCCCAGCCAGCCGACGTACGCGACCTCCCGCCAGGCGGCGGCGCCGGTCCAGCGGGCGGCCGGGCCACGCCGCCCCGGCGCGCGTACCGGACGGCCGTCGACCAGGCCGAGCCGCCACCGCTCGACCGCCGCCACCGGCGCGCCGACCAGCGGGGCCACGGCGAGCCCGGCCAGCGACACCACGGTGAGCACGACCAAGACCGGGACGTCGACCGGCCGGCCCTGCCGCAGCGCGCTCACCACCAGCAGCAGCGGCGCGGCGAGCACGCCCGCCGCCACCGCCAGCACGCCGGCGACCGGCAGGGTGGTCACGGCGTACGCCAGGGCACGCCACGGCCAGGCGGAGCGTAGGTAACGGCGCTGGCGCAACGCCCCGGCCAGGTACGACGGTTGGTCCATGGTCATGGGCTGACGCTAGCCAGGCGGCGGCCGGCCGGCCCAGCCGTCCAGACCCCGGATGCCGGGTGGGGCTGGCCCCACCCCGCCGGGCCGGGCGCGTCGTACCCCGTCCCTATCATGAGCGGATGGAGCTGGCGTTCAGCGGCGAGGTGTGGTTCTGGCGCGGTCCGGCGCCCTACCACTTCGTCACCGTGCCCGACGAGCAGTGCGCGGCGCTGGCGACCGCCGCGGCCTCGGTCAGCTACGGCTGGGGCATGGTCCCGGTGGGCGTCCGGATCGGCGGCACCGGCTGGCGGACGTCGCTGTGGCCCAAGGACGGGCGCTACGTGCTGCCGCTCAAGGTGGCGGTGCGCCGGGCGGAGCGGATCGAGCTGGGCGACCGGGTGGGCGTCCGGTTGACGGTGGACGGGTGAACGCCGGCGACCTCGCCGCGGCGGGCCGGCTGCTCGCCGCCGCGACCCGGCCGGTGGTGTTCACCGGCGCCGGCGTGTCGGCCGAGAGCGGCGTGCCCACGTTCCGGGACGCGCAGGTCGGCCTCTGGCAGCGCTACGACCCGGCGGAGCTGGCCACCCCGGCGGCGTTCCACGCCGACCCGGCCCTGGTCTGGGGCTGGTACGAGGGCCGGCGGCACGGGGTGCGCCGCGCCGCGCCGAACCCGGGGCACCGGGCGGTGGCCGCGATCCAGGCCCGGCTGCCGGACACCGTGGTGGTCACGCAGAACGTCGACGACCTGC is a window from the Micromonospora sp. DSM 45708 genome containing:
- a CDS encoding S1 family peptidase, which produces MRRPSLVVLVLTALLAAVPAAAPAAAATPAAPAALAEVRTAGTAWGHDPATGRLTLTVDDTVRGAELAELRRTAARSGAVLRHEPGRLRPLIAGGQAIYGGGGRCSLGANVRSGSTWYFVTAGHCTTLGATWYADSASTTVLGSRTGSSFPNNDYGVVRYTGTVAHPSAVYTYPGQVTITAAGNAYVGQAVCRSGSTTGVRCGVVTGLNQTVNYAEGSVAGLIRTNICAEPGDSGGPLYVAATGTVLGILSGGSGNCTSGGTSYYQPILEILAAYGLSIP
- a CDS encoding putative quinol monooxygenase codes for the protein MIFITAKFRVRASDADRWPRIVADFTEATRAEPGCLWFDWSRSLDDPTEYVLVEAFRDDEAGATHVQSAHFREARRTLPPHLVETPRIVNATVPQQDWSPLGEMAVPGDG
- a CDS encoding ABC-F family ATP-binding cassette domain-containing protein, translated to MSDAYVVSSALSFSWPDDTPVLTDLTFTVPGGRTGLVAPNGSGKTTLLRLIAGELRPTSGAVTVRGVLGYLPQSLPFAVDQTVAQVLGVDRAVAALHAIEAGDAREEHFAAVGDDWDVEERTRAELDRLGLGDLALDRRLGTLSGGQVISLGLAAQLLRRPDVLLLDEPTNNLDEAARERLTAVLRGWTGCLLVASHDRALLDEMDRIAALAPDELRWYGGDHTAYEQAVRAEREVAQRQVRSAEQDLKRQKRELQQARERAARRASTAARNLPDAGLARIVAGGLKRDAQVSAGRAAETHAARVGDAQHRLDQASRAARQDDRIVIDLPDTAVPAGRTVFHGERLRAEYAGRPVFDGVDLTVRGPERIALTGPNGAGKSTLLRLVSGDQTPTAGTATRIEGRVAYLSQRLDLLDPARTVAENLAAFAPGLADAERMNLLARFLFRGDRVHLPVRALSGGELLRATLACVLNASPAPQLLLLDEPTNNLDLDSVAQLESALGGYRGALLVVSHDPRFLAALGVDRWLRLADGTLAGTDAPEE
- a CDS encoding response regulator transcription factor, whose amino-acid sequence is MPSVIRVVLAEDEVLLREGLVGLLTRFGFAVAAAVGSAPALMAAVRAHRPELLVTDIRMPPEHRDDGLRAAVTLRAERPDLAVVVLSQHVQSGYAAALLDSGDGRRVGYLLKDRVADVAEFADTLRRVAAGGTAVDPDVVRHLLRRPRDPLDALSRREREVLGLVAEGHSNGAIAARLHVTEAAVGKHVGNILAKLDLPPDQDTHRRVLAVLAYLRAGG
- a CDS encoding endo-1,4-beta-xylanase, which encodes MDKVLARGSGSAAARSRPRAAVVSIVAGAAAVAATIAVATSASAGTTLGASAAEQGRYFGTAVAANKLSDSTYVGILNREFNMVTPENEMKWDATEPSQNQFNYTSADRIVAHAQANGMRVRGHALAWHSQQPGWAQNLSGTALRNAMVNHITQVATHYKGKIYAWDVVNEAFDDSNGGRRDSNLQRTGNDWIEVAFRTARAADPGAKLCYNDYNTDNWTWAKTQGVYNMVKDFKARGVPIDCVGFQSHFNNGSPYPGNYRTTLQNFADLGVDVQITELDIEGSGSTQATTYGNVVKDCLAVARCTGITVWGIRDSDSWRASGTPLLFDGSGNKKAAYTSTLNALNAGGTTPPTSAPPTTTPPTTTPPTTAPPTTTPPSTPPPAGACTATLTTNQWQGGFVTTVRVTAGGSPLNGWSVSVTLPSGSSVTNAWSAQASGSSGLVTFRNVDYNRQVGAGGSTEFGFQGTGTAPAGNASCTAG
- a CDS encoding DUF1905 domain-containing protein, which codes for MELAFSGEVWFWRGPAPYHFVTVPDEQCAALATAAASVSYGWGMVPVGVRIGGTGWRTSLWPKDGRYVLPLKVAVRRAERIELGDRVGVRLTVDG
- a CDS encoding sensor histidine kinase, which translates into the protein MTMDQPSYLAGALRQRRYLRSAWPWRALAYAVTTLPVAGVLAVAAGVLAAPLLLVVSALRQGRPVDVPVLVVLTVVSLAGLAVAPLVGAPVAAVERWRLGLVDGRPVRAPGRRGPAARWTGAAAWREVAYVGWLGTVVPLAYGTFTLLVLLDAALVAGPWLAGGEDRIVLVWATVDSPAGAVPYAVAGVLAVPALVYLAGLLVAGQAAVARWLLDDAPDATTLREVTRSRARLMGAYEAERRRIERDVHDGAQPRLTSLTLQLGLARLDVPDDSPAARPLALAHEQAKELMVTLRGIVRGLRPPQLTELGLAGAVDDLAARSVVPVTVHAELPRPVPELVETTAWYMVSETLGNVARHARATRAAVRLTRTDHRLVVEVEDDGRGGADPARGTGLTGLADRVAAVDGRLLLASPPGGPTLVRVELPCRP
- a CDS encoding DUF1330 domain-containing protein; the encoded protein is MTVYALAQLTVHDRSRYDRYVAAFLPVLARHGGRLLAADTAPRVVEGDWPHDKVVLMSFDSREDFERWSTSPEYRAISRDREAATEGVVLLLDGIGHAWPA